The nucleotide window TTTAAAATTAAATTTTTAGTGATGCTTCTGATTTTTTAGTGTGGTTCTAAAATAAGGTAAGATAGAAATAATCTTATTATAGAACCTCATCAACACCCAAGTATTTTATACAAGTTCATCCAAACAACAGATTATGAAACTCTCATCACAGAAAGACCTTTTACTCATTATCACCCTCAGCATAGCAGTTCTCTTAATGAGCTGGCTCAAGCTGATTAAAGGATATCCATTATCACTTTTACCAACGATTTTAGTTTTATTCCTACCAGGATACGCCCTGATTACAGCAATCTGGCCCAGTGATGAGAAAATGGGCTGGACACTCCGCTTAGGTATGGGCTTTGTTCTGGGACTGGTTTTCATCCTGTTTTTACCATTAATATTCAACAGCTTCAAGTGGACTGAACTTACAGGGTCCATTAATCAAATACTTCTCATAGTGGCTATTGTGTTCTCCCTGATTGCCATGGCTCGAAGGACAGAACCAGTAGATGAACTGGAACCTCTTCATAGGGATCCCCAGCTCACACTGGAGGAATCCATTGAGCGTGCAACTTTAATGCGCCAGAAAGCAGAGGAAGAACCCAATGAATATGAAGATCACTACGAAGGTGATAATGAATATTATGAGAATGAATATTATGAAGAAGAAGTCCCTGAGGGTGAATACAGCAACGAGGAATACTACTCTGAATATGATGAAGGGTTAGAGGATGAACCCCGTAGGGAACATGAGGAAGAACCGGGAGAAGAACCATCTAAGGAATTTGAAGAAGAGCCTGAAGATGAATTTGGGGAAGCCCCAGACATAGAACCTCGAAAATGTCAGGATTTGAAGAATGAAAAACCTCTCCAGTACGAGAGAATCAAGGATAAATATCCATTGGATGAAGATGAATATCATCCATACGAAAGCGAATACCATCGAGCTGAAGATGAATCATATTCAGATGATGAATACATCACAAATTACCATGAATCTCCCCAAGATGAGGAAGATCATCCCGAACAAACCAGAGGTGTTCCACTCCTAGTAGAAGAACCAGTTAAAACCTCACCCACAGATTATGAAGCAGAAATGGATAAACCAGTGTGGGGAGATGAACCACCACAGAAAAAAACTGGTTTTAAAAACTGGGATCTGGTTATGATCCTCTTTTTAAGTGGAATTTCCCTCCTGTTCCTTTATTTCAATCCTTTAAAAACCACAACCACATCAATTGTTTTCTTTATTTTACTCCTGTTTAGCTTAGGCTATGCAGGGTTAACCATTATCTTCCCGGATAAATCCAAGGCCAGTTCAAGGAATCTTCTCATTGCCAGTACAATTATTGCAGTTATCCTATTCATCCTATCTTTCATGGCATGGAATACACATCTATTGCCCTCTGTGCCCAAGTACGTGGTGACCATAATGTTCGTGGCATCAATAATACTAGTGGCAGGAACATTCATCAGGAAATGGTACACACCAGGTAAAAAAGAGGTTCCATTCGAAGATCAGAAAGATATTCCTCCAGAACATGAGGTAACTTATGAAGATCGTGAAGAAGAACCCGGAACGTTGAAAGAAAGAGATGAAACTGAAGAAGTTGAAAAAAGAGGACCCACTGAGAAAGAAGCTGATAAATCAGAAGAAATAACCCCTTCCCAAACAGCAAAGGAAGAAACCCTGAGAAAATTACAGGCCATCGGCACCCCTGTAAAAACAGATAAAACAGTAAGTAATGAGGATATACCTAAAAGCGGAATTATTGGGGATACAAGTAAAGCCGGAATTGTTGATGGGAAAGTTGTTAAAAAAGCCCCTCCAACGGTTAAACCTCGTAACTATTATCTGGATATTATCTTAGTGGTGGCCATCACCCTCCTCACAGTGGCCTTCGTGCTCATACCACCACTCAACAAAACATTCGTGAGGACCATCCTTGGGATTTTACTAGTTTTATTTATCCCAGGTTATTCACTCATCGCAGCTCTTTTCCCTAAATGGGGTGACCTTGATGGTATTGAAAGAGCAACCTTAAGTTTTGGTTTGAGTATTGCAGTAACACCATTCATTGGCCTGGCTCTTAACTACACTCCATGGGGCATCCGGCTGGATCCCATACTCATCAGCCTTACCATTTTCACACTGGCCATGTGTGTAATCGCCTTTTTAAGGCGGAGAAGTTTACAAGAAGAAGAACGGTTCTTTGTACCCTTCGGTAGTTTTGCAAAAGACATCAAAGGTTCATTCAAGGGAAAGTCAAAAACAGAGCACATATTGTCCATTATACTCATCCTCAGTATTATTCTGGCCATTTCCACCACTGTTTACATCATAGTGAAACCAAAGCAGGGTGAAACATTCACCGAATTCTACATATTAGGATCAAATGGTACAGCCAGTAACTATCCCACTAACCTCACCACTGGCCAGAATGGCTCCATGATCATTGGAGTGGTTAACCATGAATACACTACCACAGATTATCTTTTAGTGGTGAAAGTGAATAATACCATCCTTAAAAACCAGACAATTTCCTTAACCAATGGCCAGAAGGTGGAGATACCCTACAATTTCACTGCAGGCTCCACAGGTCAGAAGAAACTGGATTTCCTGCTCTACAAATTGCCTGATAATGAGACTGAATATCGGTCCCTGCATCTGTGGATGAATGTTACATAAGCTAGATCCCTGAAGCTAAAGTTAAATCAAAGATAGGAACAACTCAAAGACCAGAGATTAAATTCAAGAAAAACAAATCCAAAGGGAAATTAAAACCCAAAAGAAAATTTAGATCAAAAAAGGTAATTATATTACCTTTACGATTTAACCAGAGCATCTCCATGGTTCATTCACTTTTATTTTTATCAATTATCCATAGTCAGCATTCAAATGGGTTATGCAATCAAATAGGTTGCATGTAATTGGTATCCTCAACAATAAAATAGTAAAACTTATTTATAGTTAAAAAAATAATACCAACTATCCAATATATTAAAATAATCATCATCCGATCATTTAAAGCGATAACGATGGTGTTTATCGAGATTGGAACCGCATTTTGTCATTAAAAGGAAAAAAATATATATTAAAAGAAAAAGAAGGTATACACATGATATCGACTGTAACTACGACCACTACAACCACCACTGCAGCTACATCTGCAGCCACTGCCACCACAGCAGTGACTTCTGCGGATATTTTAGGCTACAGTCTTATAGCCGTTGTGGCCCTTATAGCATTTTTGGCTTTGAAGGAGATTTTAAGTTCCGAAGCCCATGAAAATAGCAAAATAAACACTTTTATTAACAGCTCTAACGTGGCCATATTGCCATTGTTATTTGTCTTCGGTGCAGTAGTCACCTACAAAGTTGTTACCATACTCTAAGGAGTGGTCGGGAATGAAAAACCAAAAAATAGGATTATTAGCCATTCTAGCAGTAGTCATAGTGGTTGTGGCTGTATCAGGATGTAATAATAATACCAAAACAAACGGCACCAATGTTAGTGCAATATCGGAAAAAGGTACTAAACTTGCGATCTTCAACAATGGTAATACTTGGGCACACATTGAAATAGATGCCAATGCCACTCATAAAAACGGTACGATCATAACTTTCGGGGCAGATACATTCATAAAACCCAATGATAATGTTACCATTGATTTATCCCATATTCTGGGATACGAAAATCAACCATTACCTGCAGGAACAGTCATAAGGATACAATCTTGGAAAGGACTTTTTAACACCACCGGCGGTGGCACAGGAGCACTTAACATATCATTCCAGGGTTGGTCAAATACCAGATACCCAACTGCAAGCGCCAACTTAACCAACGTAACATTCAACCCATTGACTATCTCAACACTTCCCGCAAACATCACTAATAGCACAGTATACCTTGGAACAACACCAGAAGAAATTGCAAACATCCAATCCATAGATACATCTGATGAGGAACCGCTCTACGAAGAAGAGATAATCACTGTGAATGCAGACGGATCGGTAACCATCATCATAAGCAAAGCTCCTGAGCTGTGCCGTGCTATTGTTAGTATTATTTAACAATACACCCCTTTTTTATTTTATCTTTAACTTATTTTGAGTTCAGATTTTAAGAGATCTAAAAATTAGATAATAAATTAGATATCTGGTTATCCAGAATCTGAGAAATTGATTAAAGAGAATTAATAAACAGCTTATTGATTGAAATGAATCAAAAAACATTAACAATAGCAGTGGTACTGGTCGTGGCCTTTTCAGGCCTGGCTGTCCTAGAAGTTTCCATCGGATTTGTCAGTGGCCTGATCTTTGACCAGATCCCCTACAATTACAGTGCCAAAGTATTGATACCACCCACCAATGCATCAAATCCCAACTCTGCATCCATGGGAGGTTTTTACAAGATCAATGGGAAAGGAACCAACTTCAACTTCTTCTTAAAAATTTCCGGTGCTGAAAAATCAGAAAGTCCCCTAGATTACACTGGTGACGGTCTCACTGGAGTGGGAAAAATAGATGAAATTAAATTAACCCCTGGAACCATTTATGCCCTCTTAAACAAGGACATTAAAGGTGCTATGTTCAATACCACATTCAAGGGGCACATGAACCTAACATGTGCTGCATGGACAGGTGTAACTTACTTCCAGAATGATGGTAAAAACTTTACAGGTAATTTCACTATTGATGGGGTGATGACTGATTGGGAAGGTACTTACACTTTAAAACGAGAAGGTTACCGCATCCGGGGAATTAGTGATTTCATTTACTATCCTAACAATCAGAGATCCGCAGCCAAGAATGCTCAAAAAACATATTACCTTTAAGACCACTTATCTTCTTTTTATTTTCATCATAAATGAGGTCTATCCCACGAGCTTGATTTGATTTTTGGTAATTTTTTTCCATTATTGTCTAATGACACTTAATGACCCCATAGTCTCAATGAATTACAAGATAATGCTTTTAATAAGATAATACTTATTAAAAGTTTAATTGAAACTAAATTTTGATGCTAATTGAGTTATATTTGAACTTTAGTTCTAAATCCGCACTTAACTATAATTAAAATCAGAATAATTTGGAAGGATACAATATATTTGAATTATAATAAATCCAAAAAGGAGTATAAGATGTCAGATGAGTGTTTAGTATCCATTTCTCCGTTCAGAAGGATAAACCCACTGTCCCCCCAGAAATGAACTAACTTAATGTAGACCAAAGGCAGCTAAATTCACAAATGGCATCACCAAGAACAGCATGGAGTTGGAAATTCCGTGTGCAAAGGTTATTCCAAATATTGATCTGGTTTTAATAAGGCAAGTACCATAGAACAGGGCCACACAGAACACAAAGACTAAATCCGCAAAGTATATCCAGCCAATGTGCATGGTGGTAAACACCAAAGAGGTGTAAAGAAGACCAAAACCTACCCCAAACATGTTGGTAACATTGTTCTGCAAGATCCCCCTGAAGAGTAACTCCTCAGCCAGCCCCGTAGATATCAACAATATTAAGAATGCACCAATAATCAGCACTGGAGTAAACTGCGAGATCAATGGATCCGGTCGGAGAATGAAATACTCAATAATACCGGTGACAAATCCAGTGGTGGCAATGAGAAGTTGAACTTTAACATTACCCAGAACTAATCCCACATCAACCATGGATAAATTCTGACTGCGTATGATAGTTAGGGATGCTGCAAAAAGGGGTATGGCAACAATAGGGAACCAGTATAATGGTTTTATCTGCATCATGGGTATGGAGAGTCCCACAATACGTATGATGGGTATGGGCATCATACTGCGTAGCAGGTTGGAGAAATCAGTTGAATCCACCATGGCTGCATTCACCAGAAGAGCAAATAAAATACAGGTATGAGCAGCAAGTCCCCATGTCTTATTAACATAAGTGGTTAAGAGTTCTGCCGCAATCAGGGCTAAAAGGTAAGCAATAAGAGTTATAATATAATTAACTGGTAATCCAATTTGGAAACGTTTTTTATTATCTATTTCAACAGTGCTCAATTTCATTACTCCTCAGTTACTGGTTAAATTTACAGGTAGATAAGTTATTTTAATTATTGTTGAATAATAATTCTGAGATCATCCCAACAGTATTCTATTATTCTTAAATAGTAATTCAAAGATCACTCAACAGTTATTTTAATTTTAATAATTAATTTAAGGGAACAATTAGACAACTTGGAAATTCCCATCAATCATCCATTAAAAAATGATATGAAGATTTTATTACTAGTGACATATAACTGTAACTATTATTTGATTGAACATCATTTTTTAGAATCTAAAATGAGAAGTTTTATAAGTTTCAACAACAAATAACATGTTTGATTAAAAACAACTCCATTAAACTGATTAAACGACCAAATTTAGTAGAAATAATGAAAATAAATAAGGATTAACTGTATTCTATTATTTAATTTCGTTTATAAAGAGAGTTGAGTACTGGTTGAATATAAAAAATAGGTTAAATACCATGACCTACAATATTTGATAATAAATTATATCTTCAACATATGAAATGGGATAATGTGATAAAATAAAGTATCATTAAATTTTAATACCATAAAATTTAAGGTGTTAGTGAATATAAACATGAAATGAAAATATTATCCACCTATTGCAATATTATTAACGTTATCGGGAGGGGTATTAATAAAGATTATAGCCATTATACCCGCTTATAATGAAGAAAAAACCATTGGCAGCGTGGTGCTGGGAACACGGCAACATGTATTAAGGGTTATTGTTGTGGATGACGGCAGCCATGATAAAACTGCAGATATAGCTAGGTTAGCTGGAGCTAAAGTACTAGTCCATCCCCAGAATCAGGGAAAAGGGGCAGCACTCAAAACTGGTTTCAAGGCAGCTAAGGATGCAGATATCATAGTAACCCTGGACTCCGATGGTCAACACGAGCCCGACGAAATACCCAAACTTTTTGAACCAATTATCAATGGTGAAGCTGACATAGTAAATGGGAGCCGATACTTAAATGGTAATGGGAAAGAAACCCCTGCTTACCGGCGTGTGGGACAGAACGTACTGGACACTGCCACCAACATCAGTGGAAAAATGGATGTAACCGACAGTCAGAGTGGTTTCCGTGCATTTGCCGGTCATACCATCCCCTTATTCCGATTTCACAGTA belongs to uncultured Methanobacterium sp. and includes:
- a CDS encoding DUF1616 domain-containing protein; its protein translation is MKLSSQKDLLLIITLSIAVLLMSWLKLIKGYPLSLLPTILVLFLPGYALITAIWPSDEKMGWTLRLGMGFVLGLVFILFLPLIFNSFKWTELTGSINQILLIVAIVFSLIAMARRTEPVDELEPLHRDPQLTLEESIERATLMRQKAEEEPNEYEDHYEGDNEYYENEYYEEEVPEGEYSNEEYYSEYDEGLEDEPRREHEEEPGEEPSKEFEEEPEDEFGEAPDIEPRKCQDLKNEKPLQYERIKDKYPLDEDEYHPYESEYHRAEDESYSDDEYITNYHESPQDEEDHPEQTRGVPLLVEEPVKTSPTDYEAEMDKPVWGDEPPQKKTGFKNWDLVMILFLSGISLLFLYFNPLKTTTTSIVFFILLLFSLGYAGLTIIFPDKSKASSRNLLIASTIIAVILFILSFMAWNTHLLPSVPKYVVTIMFVASIILVAGTFIRKWYTPGKKEVPFEDQKDIPPEHEVTYEDREEEPGTLKERDETEEVEKRGPTEKEADKSEEITPSQTAKEETLRKLQAIGTPVKTDKTVSNEDIPKSGIIGDTSKAGIVDGKVVKKAPPTVKPRNYYLDIILVVAITLLTVAFVLIPPLNKTFVRTILGILLVLFIPGYSLIAALFPKWGDLDGIERATLSFGLSIAVTPFIGLALNYTPWGIRLDPILISLTIFTLAMCVIAFLRRRSLQEEERFFVPFGSFAKDIKGSFKGKSKTEHILSIILILSIILAISTTVYIIVKPKQGETFTEFYILGSNGTASNYPTNLTTGQNGSMIIGVVNHEYTTTDYLLVVKVNNTILKNQTISLTNGQKVEIPYNFTAGSTGQKKLDFLLYKLPDNETEYRSLHLWMNVT
- a CDS encoding CPBP family intramembrane glutamic endopeptidase; the encoded protein is MSTVEIDNKKRFQIGLPVNYIITLIAYLLALIAAELLTTYVNKTWGLAAHTCILFALLVNAAMVDSTDFSNLLRSMMPIPIIRIVGLSIPMMQIKPLYWFPIVAIPLFAASLTIIRSQNLSMVDVGLVLGNVKVQLLIATTGFVTGIIEYFILRPDPLISQFTPVLIIGAFLILLISTGLAEELLFRGILQNNVTNMFGVGFGLLYTSLVFTTMHIGWIYFADLVFVFCVALFYGTCLIKTRSIFGITFAHGISNSMLFLVMPFVNLAAFGLH
- a CDS encoding glycosyltransferase family 2 protein, with protein sequence MPAYNEEKTIGSVVLGTRQHVLRVIVVDDGSHDKTADIARLAGAKVLVHPQNQGKGAALKTGFKAAKDADIIVTLDSDGQHEPDEIPKLFEPIINGEADIVNGSRYLNGNGKETPAYRRVGQNVLDTATNISGKMDVTDSQSGFRAFAGHTIPLFRFHSTGYTIESEMLIEASKAGLRIKEVEITTTYGEESHHKKNPFSHGVSVLVRILQDMEFNRPLYYFTVPGLILVLIGLILGLKFFGEYLGGQMTTLFPTTLAGLIAIFGTFIAFTGLILHSVSRMIWRAMGK